A DNA window from Macrobrachium rosenbergii isolate ZJJX-2024 chromosome 41, ASM4041242v1, whole genome shotgun sequence contains the following coding sequences:
- the LOC136827126 gene encoding uncharacterized protein yields MVHLMGTTHHSSTAYNPAANRMVGRFHRCLKVSLMDCCSSENWKYQLPWVLLGLTTAPSGTGDPSSVEKVYGKTLVIPGELIAENRDDIGMQRLRYRVGKFAPCQKTFTDRMSPFMPPGLSSSTHVFVRGDAIRPPLTRPYRGPFLVLEKNKKAFQISIHGREDWVSIDRLKPALLEGGQRRWTPRSPA; encoded by the coding sequence ATGGTAcatctaatggggaccactcaccacagctccaccgcctacaaccccgcagccaacagaATGGTGGGAAGGTTCCACAGGTgtctgaaggtgtccctcatggattgttgctcctctgaaaactggaagtaccagctgccctgggtcctccttgggttgacGACCGCCCCCAGCGGCACTGGCGACCCCTCCTCAGTGGAAAAAGTCTACGGGAAGACTCTGGTAATCCCGGGGGAACTCATTGCAGAGAACAGGGATGACATAGGAATGCAGAGGCTCCGATACAGGGTTggaaagtttgccccctgccaaaagacattcaccgacaggatgtcccccttcatgccccctgggctgtcctcctccacccatgtcttcgtcaggggcGACGCCAtacgcccacccttgactagaccctacaggggacctttccttgtactggaaaagaacaagaaggcattccaaatatccatccatgggcgggaagactgggtgtcaatagatcgtctcaaacctgCACTCCTGGAGGGCGGGCAACGAAGGtggaccccaagatctcctgcgTGA